CAGAATGCCGACCATCGGCTTGGCCAGCACCCACAGCCCGACCACTGCCGGGATGACCATCACGAAGAACACGCGCGAGAAGATGGTGATGGCGTGCTCGGTTTCCTCGCGGCCCTTTTCCTCCCACAGGCGGAACAGGATCGGGGCGGGGACCAGCAGGAACAGCCCGACCAACAGCTCGATGCTGCGCGCCGAGATGTTATAGGACACACCGTACAGGCCGACTTCGTAGCTGCCCTCGAAAATCTTGATGATGTAGCGGTCCGCGAGGCGCAGGCCCCACGCCGCGATGTTGCCCATCGAGAGCGGCAGCGCGTACATGAACATGATCCGCAGATCCGGCATGGTGACGTTGGACGTCTTGACCGGCACCCCGCGCCGCGTCATGCCCAGCAGCAATATCGCGGGGATGAGCATGGCGATGATCTGGCCCCACAGGATCGCGATTGCGCCGATGCTGAACAGCAGCACCATGATCAGGCTGATGACGACGGTTCCGTAGCGGTTGAACAGCTCAAAAACCGTGTACCACTTGCCGCGCTCCTGCGCGCGCAAAATCTGCATCAGGATGTTGAACCACGACTCGACCACGAACAACACGATCGCCACCCACAGCATGGGATAAAGCTGCGAGTCGATCTCCGAGCGGGCCACGACCAGCACGATGGCCGCGAAGACCGCCGCCAGCAGGGACATCAGCCCTGTGCTGGCGAACATCGACGAGAAGTACTTCGACAGGTCCGACTTGACCTCGTAGCTGGCGTAGAAGCGCATCGCCGACGACGCCAGTCCGGTCACGCCCGCCGCGTAGAGGAATTCCGCCACGCCGAAGGCCAGCATGTAGTTGCCGTATTCGTCAGGGAGAAACAGCCGCGTGAAGATGGGAACCGTGATGACTGCCGTCAGGGCCGGTAGTACTTTCGCCGGAAGGTAGGTCAGCAGATCCCTGAAAATTCGTTTTTGCATTGGATTCCCTCGTGCATCATGGAGCGCTTGGTGGGCATCTGGCGGGCAACGCGCACGGCAAAGCCAGAGCCGCGCTTCCACGCAGCAGCAAACGAACGAAAGCTCGGTTTCTTAAGAAGTTTGTTCCCCGGTTGACAAGCGGTAGATGACCTCATTGATCCCCATCATAGTTGGGTAAATGAGGAGCGACCAGTGCTGGATGAAGTTTGGCGCAACAAGGTTGCTGACGAGGGTTCCGACGAACGCCACCCCAAACCCCAGATAAATCGCTCTAAGCTCGTCGTCGTGGATGTCCCGGTAGTGCCGGAACGTGCGGATAACGTAGATCGCGCACAAGATCAGGAATGGAATCAGCCCCACCAACCCCATCATCAGCCAGATCCACAGATAGGCGTTGTGCATGAACCACGTCAGCCCGGTGGTCTGGGTTTCGTACATCATCAACGGACGATAGTTGTTGCGCACTCCGATGCCGAAGATCGGGTGCGCTTCGATTGACTGAAGCGCGTAGTGATTTTCGACGAAGCGGTATTCCAGGTTGGGATCCACCTGTCCCGTCTCACCGAGCATGGACGCCAGGCGCGCGTTCCAGGCGTCCACCTGCGTGCGAATCTGGCCGGGCTGGACCATCACGGAGATGACGACCACCGCAACGAGCAGTAGCAGCATGGGCGCCACGCGACGGGAGAGGCGCGCGGCACCTTTGGGCGGGATCAGCAGGAGCAGCAGACCCAGGCTCATCAGGATCGCCAGCAGGTAGTTGCGCTGGAAGCTGCGGAACAGCCACAGGAACAGCGCCGCAAGCATCAGGCCGATCCAGAACTGGCGGCGCTTGCTAATCGCCAGCACGGCAGCCGCCGTGGGAATGAGCACGAAGAACATACGCTCGCCGTAGGTATAGAGGCGGATGTTCTCGCTCTGGAGCGTGGTTGTTGCCGCTTCGGAAATCCCCGTCTCGCGCACCGGCAGCACGTGAATCGAGTCCAGCACGTTGGGGAACAGCGTGCCCGCGAACAGGATCGCGGCCAGAATCCACAGCCCTTTGATCAGTCGGCGCAGCGTCTTTTCGTCGCGCACCAGCTCGATCACCGGGAAGAACACCATCCAGTAAGCGATGAAGCGGGCCAGCCGCAGCGCGTCGTTGGCGCCCACGCCCTGGAACAACACCGCATTGCCCACCGAAATCACCAGCGCCAGCATGAACAGCAGCAGCGGCAGGACGAGCGGCGATCCGTACAGGCGGAAGCCCGGCTGCGACATGCCGCGCAGAAAGATCAGTGCCAGCAGGAAGATCAGCAGCAGGTCAGAGATGTGCAGCGTGATTGGACCTAATGGAATCCACGGGATCGCCTCGGTATCGACGAGGCCGCTGTTGATGCCGATGACGGTCAGGATCGCCACTTCCGGCCAGCGGAAGCCTACCCACAGGAAGATAACCACCCCCACCAGCGCCAGCGCGATGGCGCCGAACCCCAGTGCGGCCAGCAAGCCGACGAGACCGCCGGTTGCCAGCGCGATCAAAAGCTCGCGGGCCTGACGCAGGCGCGGACCGGCTTCCTGCCGATCCGTCAGCGACGGAACCAGCAGGGCTGGTTTGGTGAGCGAGGGGGACTGTGGAAGCCTCATCGACGGATTCCTGTTTGCGGGCCGCTCGGCGAGCAGGCGCTCACGAAGAGAGCTTGCTCACGGCGCGCGAGTTTTCGGTGATGGCTTCCCGGCGCTCGCGAGCGTAATATTTGCCCAGCAGCGACATGGGAACGCGGTTCACCACCACGCCAATGATGTTGGTCTGGATGTCGTCGAGGTACTGCAGCGCAAGGCGCAGCGCTTCGCGCGTGGTGTGGCGCTGCGACGCGACCACGATCACGGCATCGGCCAGTGCGGCCAGCACGGCGGTATCCGCCACAGCCAGCACGGACGGCGAGTCCACAATCACGTATTCGCAGTTCTTCAACAGGTCGGCTATCACGCTGGAGATACGCTCCGGCGTGGCGACGTCCGACAGATCCATCGCCGAGTTTCCGGCGGTCAGGATGCGCAGATTCTTGAAGCTGGTGTTCTGCAGCGCGGCCTCAAGCGGCTGGCTGCCCTGAAGCACTTCGGACAGGCCGATCTTGTTGGACTGGTTGAAGATCGAGTGTACGCCCGCGCTGCGGAAGTCACCGTCCACGATGATGGTGGAGTAACCGGCACGCGCCAGTGACACGCCCAGGTTGGCGACGACGGTCGTCTTGCCGCTGCCCTTTTCCGAGCTGGTGACCAAAATGCTGCCGCGCTCGGACAGCACGCTCTGAATGCGCACGCGCACGCCGAGCTGGCGGTAGGCATCCGCCGCGATGGAGTAGGTGTTGGCTTGCAGCGGCGGCAGGTTACGCTGCCGTGGCCAGCGTCCTTCGGAACTGGGCAGCTTGGTCAGCACGGGCAGGCCGCTGAGCACTTCGACTTCGCTGCTGCTGCGCAGCGTGCTGTCGAAGTTGTCCATGATGAAAGCCAGCAGCAACCCCGCCGCCAGACCACCCGCCAGGCCTAACACCAGATTCAAAATCTGGTTGGGACTGTCTGGTGTATCAGAGACATAGCCCGGCTCGATCACAGAAATCGCGTTGGCGCGCAGCTGCTCGTCGATGCGGATGTCTTCGTATCTCTGCAGCAGGCTGTTGTACTGGTCTTCACGCAGGATCATTTGCCGTTCAAGGATCGCCAAATGTTCCTCTGACAGCTCGTCTGAGATCCCCACTTCATAGGCGGCGACGGCGTCGTTATAGTCGGCCTCGGCCTGTGAAACCTGATCGGACAGAATTTCGCGGGCAGAGATCGACGAATCGCCGGAATACAGTTCCAGGCTGCGTTCCTGGAGGATGTCGCCCAGGTGATTCGCCGCCGCCGCCACCAATTCTGGATCGGGACCGGAGGCAGTGATGCGCAGCAGTTCGCTGTCGGGCACGATCTCCACACTGATATCGGGCGCGGTGTCCACGTTTAGCTGGTCCGCTAGCTCATCGAGCACCGGCCCGCTGGTGACAATCGCTGAGTAGGTGTTGATCAGGCGCGTCGCCATCGTGCTGACCGACCAGATGTCCTGCTCAACACCCGCCGGGGAGGAGACAACGCGGACGGTGGCTGTTGAGGAATAGATGGGTGTCATCTGGCTCGTGATCAGCAGAGAAACACCGACTGCCACTGCAAGTGTGATGAGGATCACCCACTTGTAGCGCCCAAGCACGTGCGCATAGCCGACTATCTCGGATGCGACGGTGGCAGGGGCCTCGTCATACCGGGTGAGTCTGCGCGCTCCCGATGTCTGTGCCGGAATTTGAGTCAACTTTCCATCTTCTCCCGTTTCTACCTTCTCACTTACCTGTCCCGCACGTGCGGATATACGTTCCGCCTTCGGATGTTTTACGCCATCCAATACGGTGTGCAGGAGTTGTTTTTTATCGAATGGTTTCAGCAAGTAGCTATCGATTCCCATATCATCTGCGTGTTTGAGGAAGGCCTGATCGTCTTTCTCCACGAGAAAGATGAACCGGATCCAGTTCCATGATTCGTTGGTTCGGACGGCGTCGAAGAACTCGAAGCCATCCTTCTTGGGCATCTTGATGTCCGACAGGATCACATCCGGGTCCAGGCCATCGTTCAACAGCTTCAGGGCAGCGGCGCCATCGGGAGCCGTTGTCACCCGAATGTCGTTGCCCGTCAACCACTCTTCGATTTCGTCCCGCAGTGCGCGGTCGTCGTCCACCGCCAGAACGTGCCACTCAACGGAAGTCATAGGCTTCTCTCACTCCACGCCAATGGCGCGTACTTCCCCGGATATTATTTAGTATACGGAGTCAACCTTGCAGTTCCACTAAAAGCCCTGGCCCTTCCTAACAACCGCCTATCAGCATGTAAGTTGAGGGGAAACTGACTCCGATTTTCTGGCAAAGTGGACCCTGTGGCGGCGCGCGCGACGGGCTTGCCGGGCACAAGGACCGGGGTGGGCCGGTTGTGGGCTGTTCGCCGGCAGGTATCGTAAGGCAAAATGTCGCACATTACAGGCCGGCGATCCGGCGGTTTTTCCGCGTGTGCAGTCGGGAGATGGAGGCTTTGTCACGGTCGCAGGTAGGCGAATGCGCGTTTACCGATTATCATAGAGGTGATGGGTCGGGTTCCTAACAACGGCATGCTATCCGCAAATCCTTCGCCCTGGCAAAAGCCTGCGGTTTATTCTGGCTGCCTGAGGGACATTTGAGGGCCGAACTTGCGCAGCCTTTTGGTCTCGCCCATACTTAGTGAAGGTTATAAAATGGTTGCAGTTCGGTATTTTAGACATAATTTCGTCCAAAGATCGATTAACGCGGTAATATGTTAGGCATGGCCTATAGCTCTGCCTCCCATTAGCTGGTAAGCGCATGCGGTAAGTCCTCATCTGCTGCACGCGCGGTTGCCCAGCATGGTACACCTGAAGGTTAACACCGAGCGTTCAAGTCGGAACTTGTGTGATGGCTTCGACAATTCTCCAACGCGATACACACATCCCTCACTTTTCAGGTGTTATTCAGCGGCCTGTTCTCCTTGAGCGCTTGCAGGCAGTAGGCGATCACAAGCTGACGTTGGTCTGCGCCCCGCCTGGGTATGGCAAATCGACGATGGTGGCGCAGTTTGCCTACCAATCCTCCTATTCCGCCGCATGGCAGACGCTCGAAGAGCGCGACCGAGACGTGCCGAATCTGTACCGGCAGAGCCTTGCCTCGCTGGAACCCATCGCCGCCGGTGTTCAGGATCTGCCCGCCGACCCGGTCGGTTATACGCCGGGCGAGCTGGCCGGGCTGATCGCGGATTACGTGCGCAACAACGTCGTCGACGATTTTGTGTACGTGCTCGACGACATTCAATACCTCGCGGGCGCGCCGGGCGCTGAGGGCTGGCTGCGCGCGCTGGTGTCGCTGATGCCCGCCAACTGCCATCTGGTGCTGATTGGCCGCATCCTGCCGGATCTGCCGCTGACCGAGATGATCGCCCGCCGCGAAGTGCTGGCGCTCGGCCAGGAACAGCTCAAGTTCACGCCGACCGAAATCGACAGCCTCGCGCGCGAAGTGCTGGGCCTGTCGCCGTCGCCCGCCGAGGTCTACGACCTCGCCTCACGGCTGGAAGGCTGGCCCGCCGGGATCTTCCTGGCGCTGCGCCCGCTGCCGTCTGACCTTGAGCACGCCATGCTCAACGGCGGCGAAGGGCCGGAGGGCCTGTTCGACGCGCTGGCGAGCCTCATGCTGCGCGCCCAGCCGCCCGCCCTGCGCGACTTTCTGCTGGCTTCTTCTACGCTGGAACGGCTGACACCGGATCTGTGTACGGCGGCGCTGGGCCTGCGCGACAGCGCGCACTGGCTCAGCGAGGTGCAGAGCCGCAACCTGTTCATTTCGCGGGTGGCGAGCGGTCTGGTCTACCACCGGCTGTTCCGCACGCTGCTGCAGCACCAGCTCAAAGAGACCAATCCGACGCTGTATTACGAGCTGCACGCCAGGGCGGCGCGGTGGTTCGAAGACAACAACCGTATCGACGAGGCGTTCGAACATTACCTGAATGCCGGGCTGTACAAGCGGGCCGTGACGATCGCGGAGCAGGTCAGCCGCTCGTACTTCACGCAGGGTAAGGTCGAGACGCTGCTGACGTGGCAAAACGCGCTGGCCAAAACCGGCGTGATCACGCCGCGTCTGGCATATGCGTGCGCGCTGATCCACACCGACCGCTACGCGTACCAGACCGCCGAGGCGGAGCTGGAACAGGCCGAGGCGGGCTTCGAGGCGACCGACAACGAGACGGGTATGGCCGAGGTCCGGCTTCAGCGCGCGATGATCAACCTGCAGCGCGGCCATTACGATCTGGCGATCGAGCAGGCGCTGCCCTTCCGGGATGCGCCGCGCGGTCCGTCGAACCTGCGCGGACGGGCGCTGCGCGTGATCGGCTTTGCCTCCGTGCGTCTTGGTCGCGTGGAAGAGGCGGTCGATTACCTCGAAGAGGCGCTGCCGCTGTTCAAGTCGTATGCCGACGCGTACGCGCTGACCAACCTGCTGCAAGACCTCGAAATGGGCTACACGCGCCTGGGCCGCAGTGAAGAGGCCAATGCCTGCCTGCAAGAGGTCGTCGCCTTGCGGCGCTCGCTGGGCAGCGCGGGGGCGCTGGCGCTGGCGCTGAACAACCTCGGCTACCACTATCATCAGGTGGGCGATTACCAGCAGGCGCTGGTGACGTTTCAGGAAGGGCTGCGTATCGTGGCCCACGTCCCGGACAGCCGCGCCGAAAGTTACCTGCGCTGGAGTCTGGGCGACCTTCAGCGCGACCAGGGGAATTTTGAGGACGCGATTCGCCTGTATAACAAGTCGCTAGAGCTGATGGGCAGCAGTGAGCCGTCCCTACGGGCCAGCGTTCTGGTCAGCGCGTCGAACTTGCAGCGCTGGCGCGGCAAGTATTATGAGGCGCTGCTGCTGGCCGACGAAGCGGTCGCCCTGGCCGAGACGCACAACGTGGCGCTGGAACGCGCGCTGGCGCAGGCCGCGTTCTGGATCGCGCGGGCGCAGTCCGGCCAGGTGGACAGCGCGCTGCACAATCTCGACATGATCGTGATGGACCTGAAGCATCAGGGCATCAAGATCGAGCTGGTCCAGGTGCTCGGCCAAGCCGCGCACGTGGCGCTGCTGGTTGAAAAGACCAGCGTGGCGAAGGATTATCTGCAGATGGCGCTGGAAACCGCGCGTGACGGCGGCAGCGTGCAGCCCCTAGTCGCCGAAACGATCCACACGCCGGTGCTGTACCAGCACGTTCTGCGCCAGCCCGACCACGACGTCACGCTGGTGCGGCGCATCAACCTTCTGCGCGATGCCCAGCTCAAGACGCAGCAGGATTCGACGTCCGTGACCCCGCCTGTCGTCCGGCCCGATACGTACAGCCTGCGCGTGCTCACGCTGGGGCAGGAGGCTGTCGAGCGCGACGGGCGGACCATTTCGCCATCCGAGTGGCGGGCAGCCAGCGCGAAGGAGCTGTTCTTTTACCTGCTGTTCGAGGGCACGAAAACCCGCGAGCAGATCAGCCTGATCTTCTGGCCGGACAGCCCGACCAAGCGCGTGCGCTCCAACTTCCACACCACGCTGTACCGCGCGCGGCAAGCCGTGGGCGAAAATACGCTGCTTTTCGACAACGACCGCTACTTCATCAACCCCGAACTCGACGTGTGGTGCGACGCGACCGAAATGGAAGGGCTTGCGCGACAGGCGCGCCTGCTCTCGCCGCACGACGCCCGCACCGAGGACCTGTGGCGGCGAGCCGTCACACTCTACCGGGGCGAATTCCTCACCGCGCTCGACGCGGACTGGGCCTACACCCGCCGCGAAGCCTATCACGAGATCTACCTGGAAGCGCTGATTGGCCTGGGGATGTGCGCACGAGCGCGCGGTGACCTGCGCGAAGCCCTGGCGACGTTTAAGCAGGCGCTTGAGGTCGATCCCTTCCGCGAAGACATCCACCGCGCCATCATGATGTGTTATGCCGAAAGTGGCGAAAAGAACAAGATCCACGTCCAATTCCAGGAGTTGAAGACTCTGCTCCAGGAGGAACTCGCCGTTGAACCAACGACGGAAACACTCCGGTTGGTGCAATCTCTGCTCGGCTAGGGCAATTTCTCCGACAAACCGCCAATTTTGGCGGTTTTTTGATCTTACCGCGATCTGGTAAGCACTCTGTTGTACACCCCCCGTTATCGTAAAGGCATCATTAATTTCCTGACACGATAAAAGCGGAGGTCAATCCTCATGAAACACCGTCTTCTGTCCGTTTCTTCCTGGTTTGCATCCGATCCTCGTCGCGCACGTACCGTCATGTTTGTCGCGTTGACGGCGCTGGCTCTCGTGCCGGGCGGTTCTGCGCTGGCCGGTCAGGCATCCGGCGGCAGCGGCAGCCCGCTTCCGTAACGACGGGTTAGACGTTTCACCTTTTTTAATCATTCGTTAAGCCATAAACCATTCAAGTTCAATGAATTGACGCATAGGAGAGAAATGCGATGAAAAACCGTTTGATGCTGGCGACGACCTGGTTTGCTTCTGACCCGCGCCGCGCGCGCACCGTTCTGTTCGTAGCGTTGACGGCCCTCGCGCTGGTACCCGGTGGATCGGCCCTGGCAGGTCAGGCGTCCGGTGGCAGCGGCAACCCGCTTCCGTAAGGCATCGCATCACTTGTCTGTGTGTCACTTGATTAGTGCTCGACTTCTTGACCTGAACGTATCCGCGCAACCGCGCGTCTGAGGAGCCTGAAATGAAGAACCGTCTGATGTTGGCGACGACCTGGTTTGCTTCTGACCCGCGCCGTGCGCGCACCGTTCTGTTCGTAGCATTGACGGCCCTGGCGCTGGTGCCCGGTGGCTCGGCCCTGGCGGGTCAGGCGTCCGGTGGCAGTGGATAGTCCGCTTCCGTAACGGCACGCTCGATTCGGCATCATCTGATCTATGCTCGACCTTTTGACCTGAACGTATCCGCGCAGCCGCGCGTCTGAGGAGCCTCAAATGAAGAACCGTCTGATGTTGGCGACGACCTGGTTTGCTTCTGACCCGCGCCGTGCGCGCACTGTTCTGTTCGTAGCATTGACGGCCCTGGCGTTGGTGCCCGGCGGCTCGGCCCTGGCGGGTCAGGCGTCCGGTGGCAGCGGCAGCCCGCTTCCGTAACGGCACGACGAATCGTTCGTAACCTTTCAACCGAGGCAGCGGTTTACCGGTAGGTAGTGCACCGATATACAGGGGATTCGAGATGAAGCACCGTTTGATGTTGGCAACGACCTGGCTGGCCTCGGACCCGCGACGCGCACGCACCGTCCTGTTGGTGGCATTGACGGCCCTGGCGCTGGTTCCCGGCGGGTCCGCCCTGGCAGGCCAGGCGTCCGGCGGCAGTGGATAGCCCTACTTAGAGAATACAGTTACTTGTTTAAGGTTGAAGGCCAATCACACCAGTTGAATTGGCGTGGCCAAAATGATTACGGCGGTTGACCGCTTGAAGATGTAATGGATACAAGGAGTGGATGACAATGGCGCTTATGGATCAGACCCCGGTGATGGACGTCCTGCCGTGGCCACAGGGACACGGATTTTCTGGAACAGGGACGTGGTGGGAATACGTCATGAATAAGGAAGAACGCGCGCGCCTCGATAGCCTGATGGGTATCGCGCTGCTGGACGATGACGTGTG
This sequence is a window from Aggregatilinea lenta. Protein-coding genes within it:
- a CDS encoding tetratricopeptide repeat protein codes for the protein MASTILQRDTHIPHFSGVIQRPVLLERLQAVGDHKLTLVCAPPGYGKSTMVAQFAYQSSYSAAWQTLEERDRDVPNLYRQSLASLEPIAAGVQDLPADPVGYTPGELAGLIADYVRNNVVDDFVYVLDDIQYLAGAPGAEGWLRALVSLMPANCHLVLIGRILPDLPLTEMIARREVLALGQEQLKFTPTEIDSLAREVLGLSPSPAEVYDLASRLEGWPAGIFLALRPLPSDLEHAMLNGGEGPEGLFDALASLMLRAQPPALRDFLLASSTLERLTPDLCTAALGLRDSAHWLSEVQSRNLFISRVASGLVYHRLFRTLLQHQLKETNPTLYYELHARAARWFEDNNRIDEAFEHYLNAGLYKRAVTIAEQVSRSYFTQGKVETLLTWQNALAKTGVITPRLAYACALIHTDRYAYQTAEAELEQAEAGFEATDNETGMAEVRLQRAMINLQRGHYDLAIEQALPFRDAPRGPSNLRGRALRVIGFASVRLGRVEEAVDYLEEALPLFKSYADAYALTNLLQDLEMGYTRLGRSEEANACLQEVVALRRSLGSAGALALALNNLGYHYHQVGDYQQALVTFQEGLRIVAHVPDSRAESYLRWSLGDLQRDQGNFEDAIRLYNKSLELMGSSEPSLRASVLVSASNLQRWRGKYYEALLLADEAVALAETHNVALERALAQAAFWIARAQSGQVDSALHNLDMIVMDLKHQGIKIELVQVLGQAAHVALLVEKTSVAKDYLQMALETARDGGSVQPLVAETIHTPVLYQHVLRQPDHDVTLVRRINLLRDAQLKTQQDSTSVTPPVVRPDTYSLRVLTLGQEAVERDGRTISPSEWRAASAKELFFYLLFEGTKTREQISLIFWPDSPTKRVRSNFHTTLYRARQAVGENTLLFDNDRYFINPELDVWCDATEMEGLARQARLLSPHDARTEDLWRRAVTLYRGEFLTALDADWAYTRREAYHEIYLEALIGLGMCARARGDLREALATFKQALEVDPFREDIHRAIMMCYAESGEKNKIHVQFQELKTLLQEELAVEPTTETLRLVQSLLG
- a CDS encoding lipopolysaccharide biosynthesis protein is translated as MQKRIFRDLLTYLPAKVLPALTAVITVPIFTRLFLPDEYGNYMLAFGVAEFLYAAGVTGLASSAMRFYASYEVKSDLSKYFSSMFASTGLMSLLAAVFAAIVLVVARSEIDSQLYPMLWVAIVLFVVESWFNILMQILRAQERGKWYTVFELFNRYGTVVISLIMVLLFSIGAIAILWGQIIAMLIPAILLLGMTRRGVPVKTSNVTMPDLRIMFMYALPLSMGNIAAWGLRLADRYIIKIFEGSYEVGLYGVSYNISARSIELLVGLFLLVPAPILFRLWEEKGREETEHAITIFSRVFFVMVIPAVVGLWVLAKPMVGILADEEYYEGYKAVGLVAAGTAAFGLSQLASYGTLVSNRTRAIAVNQFIAVIISLALNFLLVPHIGFMGAAWAAAISFVALSVLQARSSAQFLTLRLPWRSLANALAASAVMGFAVWAVAYTLNGYDRDATAVTRAIVIFGGAGVGVVVYGLVLWILGEFTPGKFRELLSGDASITEVLAPSD
- a CDS encoding polysaccharide biosynthesis tyrosine autokinase, translating into MTSVEWHVLAVDDDRALRDEIEEWLTGNDIRVTTAPDGAAALKLLNDGLDPDVILSDIKMPKKDGFEFFDAVRTNESWNWIRFIFLVEKDDQAFLKHADDMGIDSYLLKPFDKKQLLHTVLDGVKHPKAERISARAGQVSEKVETGEDGKLTQIPAQTSGARRLTRYDEAPATVASEIVGYAHVLGRYKWVILITLAVAVGVSLLITSQMTPIYSSTATVRVVSSPAGVEQDIWSVSTMATRLINTYSAIVTSGPVLDELADQLNVDTAPDISVEIVPDSELLRITASGPDPELVAAAANHLGDILQERSLELYSGDSSISAREILSDQVSQAEADYNDAVAAYEVGISDELSEEHLAILERQMILREDQYNSLLQRYEDIRIDEQLRANAISVIEPGYVSDTPDSPNQILNLVLGLAGGLAAGLLLAFIMDNFDSTLRSSSEVEVLSGLPVLTKLPSSEGRWPRQRNLPPLQANTYSIAADAYRQLGVRVRIQSVLSERGSILVTSSEKGSGKTTVVANLGVSLARAGYSTIIVDGDFRSAGVHSIFNQSNKIGLSEVLQGSQPLEAALQNTSFKNLRILTAGNSAMDLSDVATPERISSVIADLLKNCEYVIVDSPSVLAVADTAVLAALADAVIVVASQRHTTREALRLALQYLDDIQTNIIGVVVNRVPMSLLGKYYARERREAITENSRAVSKLSS
- a CDS encoding O-antigen ligase family protein, with translation MRLPQSPSLTKPALLVPSLTDRQEAGPRLRQARELLIALATGGLVGLLAALGFGAIALALVGVVIFLWVGFRWPEVAILTVIGINSGLVDTEAIPWIPLGPITLHISDLLLIFLLALIFLRGMSQPGFRLYGSPLVLPLLLFMLALVISVGNAVLFQGVGANDALRLARFIAYWMVFFPVIELVRDEKTLRRLIKGLWILAAILFAGTLFPNVLDSIHVLPVRETGISEAATTTLQSENIRLYTYGERMFFVLIPTAAAVLAISKRRQFWIGLMLAALFLWLFRSFQRNYLLAILMSLGLLLLLIPPKGAARLSRRVAPMLLLLVAVVVISVMVQPGQIRTQVDAWNARLASMLGETGQVDPNLEYRFVENHYALQSIEAHPIFGIGVRNNYRPLMMYETQTTGLTWFMHNAYLWIWLMMGLVGLIPFLILCAIYVIRTFRHYRDIHDDELRAIYLGFGVAFVGTLVSNLVAPNFIQHWSLLIYPTMMGINEVIYRLSTGEQTS